A region of Plantactinospora sp. BC1 DNA encodes the following proteins:
- a CDS encoding family 43 glycosylhydrolase: MSTDGVSRRGLLHAAGSGLVVAGAAGALPLATGGAAWAAPDTGPAPGADRRAGSAGTGLTTRNPLVAQRADPFVTRPVRGMYYLTGSVPEYDRIVVRGAPTLDGLASARERTVWRRPAAGPMGGYIWAPELHHIDGRWYIYFAAGDSDNPFRIRTYVLESAESDPRTAAGWVLRGQLVTAWDTFTLDATTFAHRGVRYLLWAQSEPGIATNSNLYIAAMASPLAIQGDPVRIAVPTLPWEVQGFRVNEGPAVLIRNGRVFVTFSASATDARYCMGLLTADENADLLDARSWTKSAQPVFATNENTRRYGPGHNSFTVAEDGETDVLVYHARDYRDITGDPLFDPNRHTRVQRLYWNTDGTPSFGVPVGDGGPVLRFSPLDAPEAYVRHFGYLLRVEDGVREVADTQFRLVPGFTGPGRVAVQSVNFPDRYARLDGTVLRVDPYEDSDAYAAAASFVQVRGLADRRAVSLRLGDDPDRYVTHDGNGRLTVGRPGNRRVDRERATFRIG; this comes from the coding sequence GTGAGCACCGACGGAGTCAGCCGGCGTGGACTGCTGCACGCGGCCGGGAGCGGCCTGGTCGTCGCCGGAGCGGCCGGCGCGCTGCCGCTGGCCACCGGGGGCGCGGCCTGGGCGGCGCCCGACACCGGCCCGGCGCCCGGCGCCGACCGCCGGGCCGGGTCGGCCGGCACCGGCCTGACCACCCGGAATCCGCTGGTCGCCCAGCGCGCCGACCCGTTCGTCACCCGACCGGTACGCGGCATGTACTACCTGACCGGCTCGGTGCCGGAGTACGACCGGATCGTGGTGCGCGGCGCGCCGACGCTGGACGGCCTGGCCAGCGCGCGGGAGCGTACCGTCTGGCGACGCCCGGCCGCCGGCCCGATGGGTGGCTACATCTGGGCGCCGGAGCTGCACCACATCGACGGGCGCTGGTACATCTACTTCGCCGCCGGTGACTCCGACAACCCGTTCCGGATCCGGACCTACGTGCTGGAGTCCGCCGAGTCCGACCCCCGCACGGCGGCCGGCTGGGTGCTGCGCGGTCAGCTCGTCACCGCCTGGGACACCTTCACCCTGGACGCCACCACCTTCGCGCACCGTGGGGTCCGCTACCTGCTCTGGGCGCAGAGCGAGCCGGGGATCGCCACCAACAGCAACCTCTACATCGCCGCGATGGCCTCCCCGCTGGCGATCCAGGGCGACCCGGTGCGGATCGCCGTGCCGACGCTTCCCTGGGAGGTGCAGGGCTTCCGGGTCAACGAGGGGCCGGCGGTGCTGATCCGCAACGGCCGGGTCTTCGTCACCTTCTCGGCCAGCGCCACCGACGCCCGCTACTGCATGGGGCTGCTCACCGCCGACGAGAACGCCGACCTGCTCGACGCCCGCTCCTGGACCAAGTCGGCGCAGCCGGTCTTCGCCACCAACGAGAACACCCGCCGGTACGGCCCGGGGCACAACTCGTTCACCGTGGCCGAGGACGGCGAGACGGACGTGCTCGTCTACCACGCCCGGGACTACCGCGACATCACCGGCGACCCGCTCTTCGACCCGAACCGGCACACCCGGGTGCAGCGGCTGTACTGGAACACCGACGGTACGCCCAGCTTCGGGGTGCCGGTCGGGGACGGCGGGCCGGTGCTCCGGTTCTCCCCGCTGGACGCGCCGGAGGCGTACGTCCGGCACTTCGGCTATCTGCTCCGGGTCGAGGACGGGGTGCGGGAGGTCGCCGACACGCAGTTCCGGCTCGTGCCCGGGTTCACCGGTCCGGGCCGGGTGGCGGTGCAGTCGGTCAACTTCCCCGACCGGTACGCCCGGCTCGACGGCACCGTGCTGCGGGTCGACCCGTACGAGGACAGCGACGCGTACGCCGCCGCCGCGAGCTTCGTGCAGGTGCGTGGGCTCGCCGACCGGCGGGCGGTGTCGCTGCGGCTCGGCGACGACCCCGACCGGTACGTCACGCACGACGGCAACGGGCGGCTGACCGTCGGCCGGCCCGGCAACCGCCGCGTCGACCGGGAACGGGCCACGTTCCGGATCGGGTGA
- a CDS encoding alpha-L-arabinofuranosidase C-terminal domain-containing protein has protein sequence MSRSRPTRALAGALVLTGVLGTVPAAASAAPSTDYTVEVDAAGTGPAIADTMYGVFFEDINRAADGGLYAELVQNRSFEYDPADNAAYTGMTSWAPTAPDGVRGTVAVVDDAGRLNERNRRYLRLDLPAGGQGYGVVNAGYNSGIRLDRQRWYDFSLWARTGAAAGTPLTVRLTDPAGADLAAPLRIVVRGDGWTKYTGSFRATATSGTGRLAVTGTGGGTVRLDMVSLFPRDTFKGRPNGMRRDLAEKVAALRPGFLRFPGGCLVNTGSHYGYTAPDYPRQRSYQWKDTVGPVEERATNANFWGYNQSYGLGYYEYFQFAEDIGAMPLPVVPALVTGCGQNRATDDPELLRRHIQDTLDLIEFANGPATSQWGGLRARMGHPAPFGLTHLGVGNEENLPDEFFARFQQFRAAIEAAYPEITVISNSGPDDAGGTFDRLWQLNRDAGVEMVDEHYYNSPEWFLQHNDRYDSYDRNGPKVFLGEYASQDNRFYNALAEAAYMTGLERNADVVKLASYAPLLANEDYVQWRPDLIWFNNNTSWPSASYQVQKLFMTNVGDEVVPSRASGTPASTAPITGAVGLSTWATSAAYDDVTVTSADGTTLLRDDFSGGASQWSHPTGRGSWSVVDGAYVQSDAVAEDTMVTAGDPGWRDYDLRVTATKRSGREGFLVAFGVRDTGNFYWWNVGGWNNTQTAVEKASGGGKQTMIAKPGSVETGRAYDLRISVRNRTVTLYLDGQEWGSFTDDRVAEPFRQVVTRDRATGELVLKVVNAQASEAATRIDLGERVRVGSTARVTTLTGGPDDVNTASFTPIQPRESRLTGVRNTFSYTFPAYSVTFVRLGVTETAPGSGATERTAR, from the coding sequence ATGTCCCGATCCCGCCCGACCCGCGCCCTCGCGGGCGCCCTGGTGCTGACCGGTGTGCTCGGCACCGTCCCCGCCGCCGCCTCGGCCGCGCCCAGCACCGACTACACCGTCGAGGTCGACGCCGCCGGCACCGGTCCGGCGATCGCCGACACCATGTACGGGGTCTTCTTCGAGGACATCAACCGGGCTGCCGACGGCGGGCTCTACGCCGAACTCGTGCAGAACCGCTCCTTCGAGTACGACCCGGCGGACAACGCCGCGTACACCGGGATGACCTCGTGGGCCCCGACCGCGCCGGACGGGGTCCGGGGCACCGTCGCGGTGGTCGACGACGCCGGACGACTCAACGAGCGCAACCGCCGCTACCTGCGGCTGGACCTGCCGGCCGGTGGACAGGGCTACGGCGTGGTCAACGCCGGCTACAACTCCGGCATCCGGCTCGACCGGCAGCGCTGGTACGACTTCTCGCTCTGGGCCCGCACCGGCGCCGCCGCCGGCACCCCGCTGACCGTCCGGCTCACCGACCCGGCCGGCGCCGACCTCGCCGCACCGCTGCGGATCGTGGTCCGGGGCGACGGCTGGACGAAGTACACCGGCAGTTTCCGGGCCACCGCGACCAGCGGTACCGGCCGGCTGGCGGTGACCGGGACCGGCGGCGGCACCGTACGCCTCGACATGGTCTCGCTCTTCCCCCGGGACACCTTCAAGGGCCGGCCGAACGGGATGCGCCGGGACCTGGCCGAGAAGGTCGCCGCGCTGCGCCCCGGCTTCCTGCGCTTCCCCGGCGGCTGCCTGGTCAACACCGGCAGCCACTACGGCTACACGGCGCCCGACTACCCCCGGCAGCGCTCCTACCAGTGGAAGGACACCGTCGGGCCGGTCGAGGAGCGGGCCACCAACGCCAACTTCTGGGGCTACAACCAGTCCTACGGCCTCGGCTACTACGAGTACTTCCAGTTCGCCGAGGACATCGGCGCGATGCCGCTGCCCGTGGTGCCGGCGCTGGTCACCGGCTGCGGGCAGAACCGGGCCACCGACGACCCGGAACTGCTGCGCCGGCACATCCAGGACACCCTGGACCTGATCGAGTTCGCCAACGGCCCGGCGACCTCGCAGTGGGGCGGCCTGCGGGCCCGGATGGGCCACCCGGCGCCGTTCGGACTGACCCACCTCGGGGTGGGCAACGAGGAGAACCTGCCGGACGAGTTCTTCGCCCGCTTCCAGCAGTTCCGGGCGGCGATCGAGGCCGCGTACCCGGAGATCACCGTGATCAGCAACTCCGGGCCGGACGACGCGGGCGGCACCTTCGACCGGCTCTGGCAGCTCAACCGGGATGCCGGGGTCGAGATGGTCGACGAGCACTACTACAACAGCCCCGAGTGGTTCCTCCAGCACAACGACCGGTACGACTCCTACGACCGCAACGGTCCGAAGGTCTTCCTCGGCGAGTACGCCTCGCAGGACAACCGGTTTTACAACGCGCTCGCCGAGGCGGCGTACATGACCGGGCTGGAGCGCAACGCCGACGTGGTGAAGTTGGCGTCGTACGCGCCGCTGCTGGCCAACGAGGACTACGTGCAGTGGCGGCCGGACCTGATCTGGTTCAACAACAACACCTCCTGGCCGTCGGCGAGCTATCAGGTGCAGAAGCTGTTCATGACCAACGTCGGCGACGAGGTGGTGCCGAGCCGCGCCTCCGGGACGCCGGCCAGCACGGCACCGATCACCGGGGCGGTGGGGCTGTCGACCTGGGCCACCAGTGCGGCGTACGACGACGTCACGGTCACCTCCGCCGACGGCACCACCCTGCTCCGGGACGACTTCTCCGGCGGCGCCTCGCAGTGGAGCCACCCCACCGGACGGGGATCGTGGTCCGTTGTGGACGGTGCGTACGTGCAGTCCGACGCGGTCGCCGAGGACACCATGGTGACCGCCGGGGACCCGGGCTGGCGCGACTACGACCTGCGGGTCACCGCCACCAAGCGCTCCGGCCGGGAGGGCTTCCTGGTCGCCTTCGGGGTCCGGGACACCGGCAACTTCTACTGGTGGAACGTCGGCGGCTGGAACAACACCCAGACGGCGGTGGAGAAGGCCAGCGGCGGCGGCAAGCAGACGATGATCGCCAAGCCCGGCAGCGTCGAGACCGGCCGCGCCTACGACCTGCGGATCTCGGTGCGGAACCGGACGGTGACCCTCTATCTGGACGGGCAGGAGTGGGGCAGCTTCACCGACGACCGGGTCGCCGAGCCGTTCCGTCAGGTGGTCACCCGGGACCGGGCCACCGGCGAGCTGGTGCTGAAGGTGGTCAACGCGCAGGCGTCCGAGGCGGCGACCCGGATCGACCTCGGCGAGCGGGTGCGGGTCGGCTCCACCGCCCGGGTGACGACCCTGACCGGCGGGCCGGACGACGTCAACACCGCCTCGTTCACGCCGATCCAGCCCCGCGAGTCCCGGCTGACCGGGGTCCGGAACACCTTCTCGTACACCTTCCCGGCGTACTCGGTGACCTTCGTCCGGCTCGGCGTCACGGAAACAGCACCCGGAAGCGGAGCAACGGAGAGGACGGCGCGGTGA
- a CDS encoding protein-tyrosine phosphatase family protein: MTDSWPSSDPGVLRLPSGRLVRGRGLRHPLPSGPVPTFGVYLLGRPPTEIPWQSRWVRWPDFWLPRDDADFRAALRQAWERSAEERVEFACGGGKGRTGTALACLAVLDGLPAEQAVAFVRQHYARGAVETPWQRRYVARFTPVPA, from the coding sequence ATGACCGATTCCTGGCCGTCTTCCGACCCCGGTGTGCTGCGGCTGCCGTCGGGGCGACTGGTGCGGGGTCGTGGCCTGCGCCACCCACTGCCGTCCGGACCGGTACCGACGTTCGGTGTGTACCTGCTCGGCCGCCCGCCGACGGAGATCCCCTGGCAGAGCCGGTGGGTGCGTTGGCCGGACTTCTGGCTGCCCCGCGACGACGCCGACTTCCGGGCCGCGCTCCGGCAGGCCTGGGAGCGGTCGGCGGAGGAACGTGTCGAGTTCGCCTGCGGCGGCGGCAAGGGTCGCACCGGCACCGCGCTGGCCTGCCTCGCCGTCCTCGACGGCCTGCCGGCCGAGCAGGCGGTCGCCTTCGTCCGCCAGCACTACGCCAGGGGTGCGGTCGAGACGCCGTGGCAGCGCCGCTACGTCGCCCGGTTCACCCCGGTCCCGGCATGA
- a CDS encoding sorbosone dehydrogenase family protein gives MRTSTRRLRRPLGTASLAAAAVVLSTLVGAAPARAADAVYDPVPEQQIQSRLGLVLTEYAAFPKSEPTPAPTDRRLMRQARINTIMELPDGSGRRAVPDLNGSLYLVENGVPHVYLDVAGTFAPRFFSGQGLGQGFGYVAFHPDFGRNGRFYTVHTESAPSTTVVPDYSQPETVFHGIITEWTATDPAADTFAGSRREVLRIGFGGRVHGIQEINFNPTARRGDADYGLLYIAAGDGGVGVRNTDPQNLAMPHGKLLRIDPAGSNAPNGRYGIPPSNPFVGRAGALGEIYALGMRDPHRFSWDRATGRMYLGHIGEHAIEAIYEVRAGDNFGWSEREGAFVFDRTPADPCDRIFPLPPDDASFGYTYPVAAYDHEPAPGWDCTSDIGVAVAGGFVYRGRDVPALRGRYVFGDLVDGRVLYTEVDQMRRGADPAPIHRLALFDAAGTPVRMQDLSGPGAPGDPNRVDLRFGTDAQGELYLLAKANGKIWKVTGTREYAGGPVGTTRVRDTMRATNWAPVTPEKWRFTGSQVVLAEAGAQRPGPRRPYEYAVLTAGPEFGAVEINAEVRLDTPVEETNRDVIIVFGWRSDAEFYYAHLSTDNTIYPHNGIFKVDNADRERIDHQWNGRSEGAAPAITDDRWHRVRLVHRPASGEIAVYLDGSRDPLMTAADSSFGSGRVGFGSFDNVGRLRDLTVRGTPAG, from the coding sequence GTGCGTACTTCCACCCGTCGGCTCCGCAGACCGCTCGGCACCGCCTCGCTCGCCGCCGCCGCCGTCGTTCTCTCCACTCTGGTCGGTGCGGCACCGGCCCGGGCCGCGGACGCGGTCTACGATCCCGTACCCGAACAGCAGATCCAGTCGCGGCTCGGGCTGGTCCTGACCGAGTACGCGGCGTTTCCGAAGTCGGAGCCGACGCCCGCACCCACGGATCGGCGGTTGATGCGGCAGGCCCGGATCAACACCATCATGGAGCTGCCGGACGGATCGGGCCGGCGGGCGGTACCCGACCTCAACGGCAGCCTCTATCTGGTCGAGAACGGCGTGCCACACGTCTACCTCGACGTGGCCGGCACCTTCGCGCCGCGCTTCTTCTCCGGCCAGGGCCTCGGCCAGGGCTTCGGGTACGTCGCCTTCCACCCTGACTTCGGGCGCAACGGCCGGTTCTACACGGTGCACACCGAGTCGGCTCCGTCGACGACGGTGGTGCCGGACTACAGCCAGCCGGAGACCGTCTTCCACGGCATCATCACCGAGTGGACCGCCACCGACCCGGCCGCCGACACCTTCGCCGGCAGCCGGCGCGAGGTGCTGCGGATCGGCTTCGGCGGTCGGGTGCACGGCATCCAGGAGATCAACTTCAACCCGACCGCCCGGCGCGGCGACGCCGACTACGGCCTGCTCTACATCGCCGCCGGTGACGGCGGTGTCGGGGTACGCAACACCGACCCGCAGAACCTGGCGATGCCGCACGGCAAGCTGCTCCGGATCGACCCGGCCGGCAGCAACGCCCCGAACGGGAGGTACGGCATCCCGCCGTCGAACCCGTTCGTCGGTCGGGCCGGCGCGCTCGGCGAGATCTACGCGCTCGGGATGCGCGACCCGCACCGGTTCAGTTGGGACCGGGCCACCGGCCGGATGTATCTCGGGCACATCGGCGAGCACGCCATCGAGGCGATCTACGAGGTGCGGGCCGGCGACAACTTCGGCTGGAGCGAGCGCGAGGGCGCCTTCGTCTTCGACCGGACGCCGGCCGACCCGTGTGACCGGATCTTCCCGCTGCCGCCGGACGACGCGAGCTTCGGCTACACGTACCCGGTCGCCGCCTACGACCACGAACCGGCGCCGGGCTGGGACTGCACCTCGGACATCGGCGTCGCGGTGGCCGGCGGTTTCGTCTACCGGGGCCGGGACGTACCCGCGCTGCGCGGCAGGTACGTCTTCGGCGACCTCGTCGACGGCCGGGTGCTCTACACCGAGGTCGACCAGATGCGGCGGGGTGCCGACCCGGCGCCGATCCACCGGCTCGCCCTCTTCGACGCGGCCGGCACTCCGGTGCGGATGCAGGACCTCTCCGGTCCGGGTGCACCGGGCGACCCGAACCGGGTGGACCTGCGGTTCGGCACCGACGCACAGGGCGAGCTGTATCTCCTCGCCAAGGCCAACGGGAAGATCTGGAAGGTCACCGGCACCCGGGAGTACGCCGGTGGACCGGTCGGCACCACCCGGGTCCGGGACACCATGCGGGCGACCAACTGGGCACCGGTCACCCCGGAGAAGTGGCGGTTCACCGGCAGCCAGGTGGTCCTCGCCGAGGCGGGCGCCCAGCGCCCCGGCCCGCGCCGCCCCTACGAGTACGCGGTGCTGACCGCCGGGCCCGAGTTCGGCGCGGTGGAGATCAACGCGGAGGTACGCCTCGACACGCCGGTCGAGGAGACCAACCGGGACGTGATCATCGTGTTCGGCTGGCGGTCGGACGCGGAGTTCTACTACGCACACCTCTCCACCGACAACACGATCTATCCGCACAACGGAATCTTCAAGGTGGACAACGCCGACCGGGAACGGATCGACCACCAGTGGAACGGGCGCTCCGAGGGGGCGGCCCCGGCGATCACCGACGACCGCTGGCACCGGGTGCGGCTGGTGCACCGGCCGGCGAGCGGTGAGATCGCGGTCTATCTCGACGGCTCCCGGGATCCGCTGATGACGGCCGCGGACAGCAGTTTCGGCTCCGGCCGGGTCGGCTTCGGCTCGTTCGACAACGTCGGCCGGCTGCGTGACCTGACGGTCCGGGGCACACCCGCCGGCTGA
- a CDS encoding ABC transporter ATP-binding protein: MASEIELVDVQAGYGRAAPVLRGLSVSVEAGSIVCLVGPNGAGKSTVLKVASGLLKPRSGRILVGGVDVTGQGPQRMLAAGVAHVLQGHSVFREMTVAENVLLGGYTLRDKALLARRADFVRDVFPVVAQRWGSLAGLLSGGQQKQVEFARSLMVEPRVVLLDEPSMGLDPKATSTVFEQVIRMRDAGTAVLLVEQNARRALEAADLGCVLDLGRVHISGPAAELLADPQLGDLYLGGRPGDSPPAVGTAARRSTDQAGDDGTGEPTG, from the coding sequence TTGGCATCTGAGATCGAACTCGTCGACGTCCAGGCCGGTTACGGGCGGGCGGCCCCGGTGCTGCGCGGGCTCTCCGTCTCGGTCGAGGCCGGCTCGATCGTCTGTCTCGTCGGCCCCAACGGCGCCGGCAAGTCGACGGTGCTCAAGGTGGCCAGCGGGCTGCTCAAGCCCCGCTCCGGCCGGATCCTCGTCGGCGGGGTCGACGTCACCGGCCAGGGACCGCAGCGGATGCTCGCCGCCGGGGTGGCGCACGTGCTCCAGGGGCACAGCGTCTTCCGGGAGATGACGGTCGCCGAGAACGTGCTGCTCGGCGGCTACACCCTGCGGGACAAGGCGCTGCTGGCCCGGCGGGCCGACTTCGTCCGGGACGTCTTCCCGGTGGTCGCGCAGCGCTGGGGGAGCCTCGCCGGGCTGCTCTCCGGCGGGCAGCAGAAGCAGGTCGAGTTCGCCCGGTCGCTGATGGTCGAACCGAGGGTGGTGCTCCTCGACGAGCCGTCGATGGGGCTGGACCCGAAGGCGACCAGCACGGTCTTCGAGCAGGTGATCCGGATGCGCGACGCCGGCACGGCGGTGCTGCTGGTCGAGCAGAACGCCCGGCGGGCGCTGGAGGCCGCCGACCTCGGCTGTGTGCTCGACCTCGGCCGGGTGCACATCTCCGGGCCGGCGGCCGAACTGCTGGCCGACCCGCAGCTCGGCGACCTCTACCTCGGCGGCCGGCCCGGCGATTCGCCACCCGCCGTCGGCACGGCGGCCCGACGCTCCACCGACCAGGCGGGTGACGACGGCACCGGCGAACCCACCGGTTAG
- a CDS encoding ABC transporter ATP-binding protein produces MTGRPTGPTGPATSGASGPEQASGPSSAEQAGTSSPNQAGGTESLATVGLTKAFGGVTALDAATVAFRHGQINALIGPNGSGKTTFFNCVTGMIRPDSGRTSYRGEEITRRSPHAIARAGIGRTFQLCRVFPRMSALDNVLAAARPVGFLGQLRGARRRAELDRARGWLTRLGIEHLADIEARNMSWGQQKLLELAGVLMSGPETVLLDEPAGGVNPALLDRIGALVRELNAEGRTFVIVEHNMDLVMGISDHIVVFDRGRPIAEGPPSVIRSDERVLGAYLGI; encoded by the coding sequence GTGACCGGCCGACCGACCGGCCCGACGGGTCCGGCGACGAGCGGGGCGTCGGGGCCGGAACAGGCGAGCGGGCCGTCGAGCGCGGAACAGGCAGGCACGTCGAGCCCGAATCAGGCGGGCGGCACGGAGAGCCTGGCGACCGTCGGGCTGACCAAGGCGTTCGGCGGGGTCACCGCGCTGGACGCGGCCACCGTGGCGTTCCGGCACGGGCAGATCAACGCGCTGATCGGGCCGAACGGCTCCGGCAAGACGACCTTCTTCAACTGCGTCACCGGGATGATCCGGCCGGACAGCGGGCGGACGTCGTACCGGGGCGAGGAGATCACCCGGCGGAGCCCGCACGCGATCGCCCGGGCCGGCATCGGGCGTACCTTCCAGCTCTGCCGGGTCTTCCCCCGGATGTCGGCGCTGGACAACGTCCTCGCGGCGGCCCGCCCCGTCGGGTTCCTCGGCCAGTTGCGGGGCGCCCGGCGCCGCGCCGAGCTGGACCGGGCCCGGGGCTGGCTGACCCGGCTCGGCATCGAGCACCTGGCCGACATCGAGGCCCGGAACATGTCCTGGGGGCAGCAGAAACTCCTGGAACTCGCCGGGGTGCTGATGAGCGGCCCGGAGACCGTGCTCCTCGACGAGCCGGCCGGCGGGGTCAACCCGGCGCTGCTGGACCGGATCGGCGCGCTGGTGCGGGAGCTCAACGCCGAGGGGAGGACCTTCGTGATCGTCGAGCACAACATGGACCTGGTGATGGGCATCAGCGACCACATCGTGGTCTTCGACCGGGGACGGCCGATCGCCGAGGGACCGCCCTCGGTGATCCGTTCCGACGAGCGGGTGCTGGGGGCGTACCTTGGCATCTGA
- a CDS encoding branched-chain amino acid ABC transporter permease: MPSASELSPAPAPAQRLAGLFRVVVIVALAAAVLSFPSWAPNPYILSAGIVVLNYAVLSTAWNFVGGFTGYISLGHGALAGLGGYATGLLVVRAGLPSFVALAVATLLVAVFAVPVGYAALRVRGASFVIVSIALVLILLLVFQSWASFTGGSRGLVVPRPFPGLLRPEHHRVFFYLFAALLAVALLVWWLVDRSRFGLGLKAIREDEDKAESLGTPTFGYKLVVFVVSAGFTGLAGGLYALWFGDLDPVFQFSILTGAYLVLMALLGGVRQLFGPLVGALIVGIGLEYFKVEFGNTPLHLVATGLLLALVVMFMPDGVLPALGALVDRFLRPAQSSIREVTAAELRDRATTGPDAGPATDPPPTVPVGAPDGRSTEQRS, encoded by the coding sequence TTGCCCAGCGCTTCTGAGCTTTCACCGGCACCGGCACCGGCGCAGCGGCTCGCCGGACTGTTCCGGGTGGTCGTGATCGTGGCCCTGGCCGCCGCCGTGCTGTCGTTCCCGTCCTGGGCGCCGAACCCGTACATCCTCTCGGCCGGCATCGTGGTGCTGAACTACGCGGTGCTCTCGACGGCGTGGAACTTCGTCGGCGGCTTCACCGGGTACATCTCGCTCGGGCACGGCGCGCTGGCCGGGCTCGGCGGCTATGCCACCGGCCTGCTCGTGGTCCGGGCCGGGCTGCCGAGCTTCGTCGCGCTCGCCGTGGCGACCCTGCTGGTGGCGGTGTTCGCGGTCCCGGTCGGCTACGCGGCGCTGCGGGTGCGCGGTGCGTCGTTCGTGATCGTGTCGATCGCCCTGGTGCTGATCCTGCTGCTGGTCTTCCAGAGCTGGGCGTCGTTCACCGGCGGGTCGCGCGGGCTGGTCGTGCCGCGCCCGTTCCCGGGGCTGCTCCGGCCCGAGCACCACCGGGTCTTCTTCTATCTGTTCGCCGCCCTGCTCGCGGTCGCGCTGCTGGTCTGGTGGCTGGTCGACCGGTCCCGCTTCGGGCTGGGGCTGAAGGCGATCCGCGAGGACGAGGACAAGGCGGAGTCGCTCGGCACCCCGACCTTCGGGTACAAGCTGGTGGTCTTCGTGGTGTCGGCCGGCTTCACCGGCCTGGCCGGCGGCCTCTACGCGCTCTGGTTCGGCGACCTCGACCCGGTCTTCCAGTTCTCCATCCTGACCGGCGCCTACCTGGTGCTGATGGCGCTGCTCGGCGGGGTACGCCAGCTCTTCGGCCCGCTGGTCGGCGCGCTGATCGTCGGCATCGGACTGGAGTACTTCAAGGTGGAGTTCGGCAACACCCCGCTGCACCTGGTCGCCACCGGACTGCTGCTGGCCCTGGTGGTGATGTTCATGCCCGACGGGGTGCTGCCGGCACTGGGCGCCCTGGTCGACCGCTTCCTGCGGCCGGCGCAGAGTTCGATCCGCGAGGTGACCGCGGCCGAGTTGCGCGACCGCGCCACCACCGGCCCGGACGCCGGTCCGGCGACCGATCCGCCGCCCACGGTTCCCGTCGGTGCCCCCGACGGCCGGTCGACGGAGCAGCGGTCGTGA
- a CDS encoding branched-chain amino acid ABC transporter permease produces MPSGALLFQSVILGLLLGGLYALLAAGLTLYFGIMRVVMIAHSAFLILAAYLAWWSHARLGVDPLLSMVVTVPLFFGLGVLLQRLLLARLRPVTLTMMSVLLTFAIAVLIEGLLGYAFTGTQRRIQLGYGSASLGLFGARIAVVKLIAFGLAAVALLTLYLLLKRTRFGWALRATIQHPDAARLLGIDTDRVASFGFGVGLATAAVGGTALALDTTIYPSLHWHWIGPLMAIIVVGGLGSVPGAAVAAMLLGLVQSLLQIPLGTTWAQTVFYLALFATLAFRPQGFFGGRLAQRF; encoded by the coding sequence ATGCCGTCCGGCGCCCTGCTCTTCCAGAGCGTCATCCTGGGCCTGCTGCTGGGTGGGCTGTACGCCCTCCTGGCGGCGGGCCTGACGCTCTACTTCGGCATCATGCGGGTGGTGATGATCGCCCACTCGGCGTTCCTCATCCTCGCCGCCTACCTCGCCTGGTGGTCGCATGCCAGGCTGGGCGTCGACCCGCTGCTGTCGATGGTCGTCACCGTGCCGCTCTTCTTCGGCCTCGGCGTCCTGCTGCAACGGCTGCTGCTGGCCCGGCTGCGCCCGGTGACCCTCACCATGATGTCGGTACTGCTCACCTTCGCGATCGCCGTACTCATCGAGGGGCTGCTCGGCTACGCCTTCACCGGTACCCAGCGGCGGATCCAGCTCGGCTACGGCTCGGCCAGCCTCGGCCTCTTCGGCGCCCGGATCGCGGTGGTCAAGCTGATCGCCTTCGGGCTCGCCGCGGTCGCGCTGCTCACGCTCTACCTGCTGCTCAAGCGGACCCGGTTCGGCTGGGCGCTGCGGGCGACGATCCAGCACCCCGACGCCGCCCGGCTGCTCGGGATCGACACCGACCGGGTCGCCAGCTTCGGCTTCGGGGTCGGGTTGGCCACCGCCGCCGTCGGCGGTACGGCGCTGGCCCTGGACACCACCATCTACCCGTCGCTGCACTGGCACTGGATCGGCCCGCTGATGGCGATCATCGTGGTCGGCGGGCTGGGCAGCGTACCGGGGGCGGCCGTCGCCGCGATGCTGCTCGGGCTGGTGCAGAGCCTGTTGCAGATCCCGCTCGGCACCACCTGGGCGCAGACGGTCTTCTATCTGGCTCTCTTCGCGACGCTGGCGTTCCGCCCGCAGGGATTCTTCGGAGGCCGGCTTGCCCAGCGCTTCTGA